The following coding sequences lie in one Peromyscus maniculatus bairdii isolate BWxNUB_F1_BW_parent chromosome 3, HU_Pman_BW_mat_3.1, whole genome shotgun sequence genomic window:
- the LOC143272428 gene encoding sperm motility kinase-like produces MEQAGEAHCSAEEAFTDDYKMMMTLAQGHFSEVKLAFHVPTVSCVVVKILRNKKKYASFINSEVSIMKSLAHANIVQLFHVVETRETTYLVMEHASEGDLLHHILELGSLEESEARRLFIQILHAVQYCHNNSIAHRDIKAGNILLDCKGNAKLADFGLSAKVMPEQKFRGFCGTLFYCAPELFGEEAYDGLATDVWSLGVLLFLMVTGHFPFRARSVERVKEHILAANFKVPPHVSMDIYNVIVKLLIINPGRRPTIGQIMRFPIVRSSEARSPPTSTQALPGTPSPSIVKAMTVMGYKSEEIVESLRDQKYNQVMATYLILQHQSPGGDCYHHQKKPVRAMRSGLDLNLADLHTFPVSLWRATEPAPPTFTLPSKTKEREEKNARQGGTRQSMPAALCCQPKRMHHPYLTHLFYSATDSFTSSSLESIEYFTHSEFGSFGCHLASVQPPLFLDTSSPRPHQSETPGDTDNNLSSCSPQEELWSSQEAPQYFTPTGSSPWDTLQEETMTQDEAITHELTMTEDEAMTHEGTMTQDEVITHDATLIQDEVITQDTTLSQEGTTLTQDEVITQQTTLTQQRTMIKEGKMTQNEAITHDANMIQEKTMNHDGTMVKNETISQEATIMQVEAIIQDATISPEATMTQVENLIQEEAITLDMAITQEVAITHGQPQDAGPASSRTRRRHSWKGVRKTIMNCFRNLCCCCLPPAERGRASRKNLAPKGRDHGVTPRTSPEEVKPQLHGL; encoded by the exons ATGGAGCAGGCCGGGGAGGCCCACTGCTCTGCTGAGGAGGCCTTCACCGATGACTATAAGATGATGATGACCCTGGCCCAAGGACATTTTTCAGAGGTCAAATTGGCCTTTCACGTGCCCACAGTATCCTGTGTGGTTGTAAAAATTCTTAGAAACAAGAAGAAGTATGCCTCATTTATCAACAGTGAAGTCAGCATCATGAAATCCCTTGCCCATGCCAACATCGTTCAATTGTTTCATGTGGTCGAGACCAGAGAGACCACCTACCTGGTGATGGAGCATGCATCAGAGGGAGACCTGCTGCATCATATACTGGAACTGGGGTCCTTAGAGGAGAGCGAGGCTCGAAGGTTGTTTATCCAGATATTGCATGCAGTGCAGTACTGTCACAATAACTCGATTGCTCACAGAGACATTAAGGCAGGGAACATCCTCCTGGACTGCAAGGGTAATGCCAAGCTTGCCGATTTTGGCCTTTCGGCCAAGGTCATGCCTGAGCAGAAGTTTAGGGGTTTCTGTGGAACTTTATTTTACTGTGCCCCAGAACTGTTTGGAGAGGAGGCCTATGATGGCCTTGCCACTGATGTGTGGAGTTTAGGCGTGCTCCTCTTCCTCATGGTCACCGGGcactttcccttcagagctaggTCTGTTGAGCGGGTGAAAGAGCACATCCTTGCCGCAAACTTCAAGGTGCCTCCACATGTTTCCATGGACATTTACAATGTCATCGTCAAACTGCTGATCATCAACCCTGGCCGGAGGCCCACCATAGGCCAAATCATGAGGTTCCCCATAGTCAGGAGCAGTGAGGCTCGGTCACCACCTACTTCCACCCAGGCTCTCCCAGGCACCCCCAGCCCTAGCATTGTCAAAGCCATGACAGTCATGGGGTATAAATCTGAAGAAATCGTTGAGTCTCTGAGAGACCAGAAATACAACCAGGTGATGGCCACTTACCTAATTCTACAGCACCAGTCACCTGGGGGAGACTGCTACCATCACCAAAAGAAACCCGTGAGAGCCATGCGGTCAGGCCTTGACCTCAACCTGGCAGATCTTCACACTTTCCCTGTGTCCTTATGGAGAGCTACCGAGCCTGCTCCCCCCACCTTCACCTTGCCATCTAAgaccaaggagagagaagagaagaatgccaggcagggtggcacaagGCAGAGCATGCCTGCCGCCCTGTGCTGCCAGCCAAAGAGGATGCACCATCCCTATCTAACCCACCTGTTCTATTCCGCGACTGATTCCTTCACAAGCAGCAGCCTGGAAAGCATTGAGTATTTCACACATTCGGAGTTCGGGTCATTCGGTTGTCACTTGGCCAGTGTCCAGCCACCTCTCTTTCTGGACACCTCCTCTCCTAGGCCACACCAGAGTGAGACTCCAGGTGACACAGACAACAACTTGTCCTCCTGCAGTCCACAGGAGGAACTCTGGAGCTCCCAGGAGGCACCTCAGTATTTcacccccacaggctcctccccTTGGGATACATTGCAGGAAGAGACTATGACCCAGGATGAGGCCATAACTCATGAACTGACCATGACAGAGGATGAAGCTATGACCCATGAAGGGACAATGACCCAGGATGAGGTCATCACCCATGATGCAACATTAATTCAGGATGAGGTTATCACCCAGGATACCACCTTGTCCCAGGAAGGGACAACCTTGACCCAAGATGAGGTCATCACTCAGCAAACCACCTTGACCCAACAAAGGACCATGATCAAGGAAGGGAAGATGACCCAGAATGAGGCCATAACTCATGATGCAAACATGATCCAGGAAAAGACCATGAACCATGATGGGACCATGGTAAAGAATGAAACCATATCACAGGAAGCGACCATCATGCAAGTAGAGGCCATCATTCAGGATGCAACCATCTCCCCAGAAGCCACCATGACCCAGGTTGAGAACCTCATTCAGGAAGAGGCTATCACTCTGGATATGGCCATCACCCAGGAAGTGGCCATCACCCATGGGCAGCCCCAGGATGCAGGCCCAGCTTCATCCCGAACCCGGAGGCGTCACAGCTGGAAGGGGGTCAGGAAAACAATTATGAACTGCTTCAGAAACCTCTGTTGCTGCTGCCTGCCACCTGCAGAGAGAGGCCGAGCCTCCCGCAAGAACCTGGCTCCAAAGGGAAGGGATCATGGAGTCACCCCCAGAACCAG TCCTGAAGAGGTCAAGCCCCAGCTCCATGGCTTGTGA